The Candidatus Amarolinea dominans genome contains a region encoding:
- a CDS encoding cold shock domain-containing protein, which yields MAVREKGVVKWFNDQKGFGFITPESGAKDVFVHQSAIMGQGFRSLAEGDHVEFAIEQGPKGPSASNVQKI from the coding sequence ATGGCAGTTCGCGAAAAGGGCGTCGTCAAGTGGTTCAACGATCAGAAGGGCTTCGGCTTCATTACGCCTGAGTCCGGCGCAAAAGACGTATTTGTCCACCAGTCCGCAATCATGGGTCAGGGCTTCCGCAGCCTGGCCGAAGGCGATCACGTCGAGTTTGCAATCGAACAGGGACCCAAAGGCCCGTCGGCTAGCAACGTCCAAAAGATCTAG
- a CDS encoding glycoside hydrolase family 32 protein, translated as MNFGSNPTLIARRRHACDPHRPQYHFTAPANWLNDPNGLIQWQGQYHLFYQHNPHAPVHGSIHWGHAVSDDLVHWRDLPIALAPTPGGPDARGCWSGCTVDDNGLPTLVYTGVAPQAVSIATSTDGLLTWDKWADNPVIPGLPAELAATAGGDFRDPFVWRADGQWHMVIGTRIAGVGGLVLRYRSDDLRDWEYLGPIHRGNLNQTAPFSTGAMWECPNLLDFGAKQALIISVQDPAWRLMYPFYVTGILGLSGFEVERQEILVHPGTGGDFYAPQALRRNDGSYLLWGWLNEGRNEAARRQAGWAGALSLPLRVSLTSDGSLALEPTPEVQALRGQHWHCDGVARAAESNAWLENVRGDCLEIIAQVEPGAGAEVGFKVRCTPEDEEYTTIMIQQAAQRIVIERDHASLDTEVDRAPCVAPITLAAGESVTLHIFLDRSVVEVFANGGRTNLVTRIYPTRPDSLGVRLFSRGGSAKVTSLDVWTMGAIWQVEELVD; from the coding sequence ATGAATTTCGGCAGCAACCCGACGCTTATCGCGCGGCGACGGCACGCATGTGACCCGCACCGCCCGCAGTATCACTTCACTGCGCCCGCCAACTGGCTGAACGACCCCAACGGTCTTATCCAGTGGCAGGGGCAGTATCATCTGTTCTATCAGCACAACCCCCATGCCCCGGTCCACGGCAGTATCCACTGGGGTCATGCGGTCAGTGACGATCTTGTCCACTGGCGCGATCTGCCTATTGCGCTCGCGCCCACGCCAGGCGGCCCTGATGCGCGCGGGTGCTGGTCCGGCTGTACGGTGGACGACAATGGGCTGCCCACGCTCGTCTACACAGGCGTTGCCCCCCAGGCGGTGAGCATCGCCACCAGCACGGACGGCCTGCTGACCTGGGACAAATGGGCAGACAACCCCGTGATCCCCGGGCTGCCAGCCGAGCTGGCTGCGACCGCAGGCGGCGATTTCCGCGACCCCTTCGTATGGCGCGCCGACGGCCAGTGGCACATGGTCATCGGTACGCGGATCGCAGGCGTGGGGGGCCTGGTGCTACGCTACCGCTCGGATGACCTGCGGGACTGGGAGTACCTGGGGCCAATCCACCGCGGTAATCTCAACCAAACCGCCCCCTTCTCGACGGGCGCGATGTGGGAATGCCCCAACCTGCTCGACTTCGGGGCGAAGCAGGCCCTCATCATCTCGGTCCAGGATCCCGCCTGGCGCCTAATGTACCCTTTCTACGTCACGGGTATCCTGGGGCTTTCCGGCTTCGAGGTTGAACGACAGGAGATCCTGGTGCATCCGGGCACCGGCGGCGATTTCTACGCGCCGCAAGCGTTGCGGCGAAACGATGGTAGCTACCTGCTGTGGGGCTGGCTCAACGAAGGCCGCAATGAGGCCGCGCGCCGGCAAGCAGGCTGGGCTGGTGCGCTATCCCTGCCGCTGCGAGTCTCGTTGACGTCTGACGGCAGCCTGGCCCTCGAACCCACGCCCGAGGTGCAGGCCCTGCGCGGCCAACACTGGCATTGCGATGGCGTCGCGCGCGCAGCCGAATCCAACGCGTGGCTAGAAAATGTGCGCGGTGACTGCCTGGAGATCATCGCGCAGGTGGAGCCGGGCGCTGGCGCAGAAGTTGGTTTCAAGGTGCGCTGTACACCGGAGGACGAGGAATATACGACGATCATGATCCAACAGGCGGCCCAGCGGATCGTGATCGAGCGTGATCACGCCAGCCTAGACACCGAGGTCGATCGCGCCCCGTGCGTCGCGCCGATCACATTGGCCGCAGGTGAGTCGGTGACCCTACACATCTTCCTCGACCGCTCGGTGGTGGAGGTCTTCGCCAACGGTGGCCGGACCAACCTGGTCACCCGCATCTATCCCACACGACCGGACAGCCTGGGCGTCCGCCTTTTCAGCCGCGGTGGTTCGGCGAAGGTGACATCGCTGGATGTCTGGACGATGGGGGCGATCTGGCAGGTTGAGGAACTGGTAGATTAG
- a CDS encoding ATP-binding cassette domain-containing protein, with protein MSGQISNPTTDPRILAVHDLAKYFPITQGLMKRVSGHVRAVDNVDLYVNVGETLSIVGESGSGKTTLGRCIVRALEPTRGRVQLQIDGRWIDLTALKGEELRATRRHFHMIFQDPYSSLDPRMTVFDIVKEPLVYNKLARGAEVREKVIDTLKRVGLEERHLRRYPHAFSGGQRQRIGIARSLVCHPKLIVCDESVSALDVSVQAQILNLLKELQQELNLSYIFIAHDLAVVEHISDRVAVMYVGKIVELAKSDEMFNHPRHPYTEALLSAVPLPDPTRKSARMILEGEVANPAHPPSGCYFHPRCPYATSQCKNETPQWREITPEHFVSCHHADQLQLKGMM; from the coding sequence ATGAGTGGACAAATATCTAACCCAACGACCGACCCGCGGATCCTTGCCGTGCATGATCTGGCTAAGTACTTCCCCATCACACAGGGCCTGATGAAGCGCGTGTCCGGCCATGTCCGCGCCGTGGATAATGTGGACCTGTATGTCAACGTGGGTGAGACGCTGTCGATTGTGGGTGAATCCGGCTCCGGCAAGACTACGCTGGGTCGCTGCATTGTGCGGGCCCTTGAGCCGACCCGCGGGCGGGTCCAACTGCAGATAGACGGCCGGTGGATCGATTTGACCGCGCTGAAAGGCGAAGAGCTGCGGGCCACCCGGCGTCATTTCCACATGATCTTCCAGGACCCCTATTCCTCACTCGACCCGCGCATGACGGTTTTCGATATTGTTAAGGAGCCGCTCGTCTATAACAAGCTTGCCAGGGGCGCAGAGGTGCGTGAGAAAGTCATCGACACGCTCAAACGGGTCGGGCTGGAAGAACGGCACCTGCGCCGCTATCCGCACGCCTTCAGTGGCGGACAACGCCAGCGGATTGGCATCGCGCGGTCGCTGGTGTGTCACCCCAAGTTGATCGTCTGCGATGAATCGGTGTCCGCGCTGGATGTGTCGGTCCAGGCGCAGATCCTCAACCTGTTGAAAGAACTGCAGCAAGAGCTGAATCTTTCCTATATCTTTATCGCCCATGACTTGGCGGTGGTGGAGCACATCTCCGACCGGGTGGCGGTCATGTATGTGGGCAAGATCGTCGAGCTGGCCAAGTCGGACGAAATGTTCAACCATCCGCGCCACCCATACACCGAGGCGCTGCTGTCGGCAGTGCCGCTGCCGGACCCGACCCGCAAGTCAGCGCGGATGATCCTGGAAGGCGAAGTCGCCAACCCTGCTCATCCGCCGAGCGGCTGTTACTTCCACCCGCGCTGTCCTTATGCGACCTCACAATGTAAAAACGAAACGCCACAATGGCGCGAAATCACGCCGGAGCATTTTGTCTCTTGCCATCATGCCGACCAACTTCAACTGAAGGGGATGATGTAG
- a CDS encoding ABC transporter ATP-binding protein codes for MNQLEIRNLKTFFFLDEGIVKAVDGVDLMVGDQETIGIIGESGCGKSVMSQSIMRLVQPPGEIVKGTALLHRKNGSTIDVFALAPNAPELRAIRGNEIAMIFQEPMTAFSPVYTIGHQISEMVALHTQLDRKKNREHVIGLLNRVGISNPAQRYDEYPHQLSGGMRQRAMIAMALSCSPKIILADEPTTALDVTIQAQILDLMRELQHEVGMSIIYITHNMAVIAETVERVYVMYLGQVVESTTTQQLFANPLHPYTQMLLRSIPKPGQKVDKLEVISGTVPTPIDRPRQCGFATRCPSAMSGLCDKSMPALFEKEPGHFVRCFLYSQETEPEDEWTNI; via the coding sequence ATGAATCAACTAGAAATCCGAAACCTGAAAACCTTCTTCTTCCTCGATGAAGGCATTGTGAAGGCGGTAGATGGCGTAGACCTTATGGTCGGGGACCAGGAGACGATCGGCATTATCGGTGAGTCCGGTTGCGGAAAAAGCGTGATGTCCCAATCAATCATGCGCCTGGTGCAGCCGCCGGGTGAGATTGTCAAGGGAACGGCGCTGCTGCACCGCAAGAATGGGAGCACCATCGATGTTTTCGCCCTGGCGCCCAACGCGCCGGAGCTGCGCGCCATCCGGGGCAACGAAATCGCCATGATTTTCCAGGAACCGATGACTGCCTTTTCGCCCGTCTATACCATCGGCCACCAGATCAGCGAAATGGTCGCGTTGCACACGCAGCTCGACCGGAAGAAGAATCGCGAGCACGTGATCGGGTTGCTCAACCGGGTAGGCATCTCCAACCCGGCCCAGCGCTATGACGAATATCCGCATCAGCTTTCCGGTGGCATGCGCCAACGCGCGATGATCGCCATGGCCCTGAGCTGCAGCCCGAAGATCATCCTGGCGGATGAGCCGACTACAGCGCTGGACGTGACCATCCAGGCGCAGATCCTTGACCTGATGCGAGAGCTGCAACACGAAGTGGGCATGTCAATCATCTATATCACCCACAATATGGCGGTAATCGCTGAAACGGTCGAGCGGGTCTACGTGATGTACCTGGGCCAGGTAGTGGAAAGCACCACCACGCAACAGCTGTTTGCCAACCCGCTGCACCCCTACACCCAGATGCTGCTGCGCTCCATCCCCAAACCCGGCCAGAAAGTGGATAAGCTCGAAGTGATCAGCGGGACGGTGCCAACCCCGATTGACCGCCCCAGGCAATGTGGATTCGCCACCCGCTGCCCGAGCGCCATGTCCGGCCTGTGCGATAAGTCTATGCCGGCGCTATTCGAAAAAGAACCGGGGCACTTCGTGCGGTGCTTCCTGTACAGCCAAGAAACGGAGCCAGAAGATGAGTGGACAAATATCTAA
- a CDS encoding GH32 C-terminal domain-containing protein encodes MSGRMVFSVMHKRFSLLLLVLLLVGGCQRPMNDSQTALAPQNSPESRPAVPSAAPTPRPVETQAAASVQPTPGPKTPVDYLATSEARDAYEYPISEASRYQQVYRPQFHFSPAKGWLGDPDGMIRFNNLYHIFWWGHAESKDLVHWNERIWPMIGDNGSFVYYSGSVVVDKYNTSGLAVDSDQPPMIAVYTMHYQGTGEEVQGLSISYDYTSFVYYDQNPVLDSERPAFRDPQVFYHPETDRWIMIITLSDDRKVSFYASQDLKHWEHLSDFGPIGAQSQVWEVPDIFQLSVDGDPTQKKWVLLCGIGPNREQYFVGDFNGKRFTLDPALNGYLLRGEGLPGAVFADFEKGLPAGWTSEGDEIAIGNGENLGLYKTSGFLGAGFLSTYTPGSKTGDRGLATVTSPEFVISTRFINFLVAGGAHGSDGSISLVVDGAAIRRASGDGSDIMKWVSWDVTELAGKKAQIQIVDQRTASDLGHVSVDHILFSDTPMVSGREHANWLDHGADYYAVRTYRDYDNAEDRVVTMGWLGNWEYANDVPTSWGKGALALPREISLASYAGGLRIVQRPIPALEGLRQEPIQIKQRTLQGITPLSEFKPARNTYEIDATFEITDPKAKFGIKTVVNGDHGVSVGYDANTATLFLDRTNSENARFSGRFAKYMTAPLAPQNGKVRLHIFVDQSSIEVFANDGVVTMSALMFPSPNSLGTELFSEGGETNLQSLRAWELDSIWGVPAE; translated from the coding sequence ATGAGTGGCCGAATGGTTTTCTCTGTGATGCACAAACGTTTCTCGCTCCTTTTGCTGGTGCTCTTGTTAGTTGGAGGATGTCAGAGACCGATGAATGATTCTCAGACGGCGCTTGCGCCTCAGAATAGCCCGGAATCGCGGCCTGCCGTTCCCAGCGCCGCCCCAACGCCGCGGCCGGTGGAGACCCAAGCCGCGGCAAGCGTGCAACCCACGCCGGGACCGAAGACCCCGGTAGACTATCTGGCGACGTCCGAGGCACGGGACGCATACGAATATCCCATCTCGGAAGCATCGCGTTACCAGCAGGTATATCGTCCCCAGTTTCATTTTTCACCTGCCAAGGGATGGCTAGGCGATCCGGATGGGATGATCCGCTTCAACAACCTCTATCACATCTTCTGGTGGGGCCATGCCGAGTCGAAAGACCTGGTGCACTGGAACGAACGCATCTGGCCGATGATCGGCGATAACGGCTCCTTCGTCTACTATTCCGGTTCGGTCGTTGTAGATAAATATAACACCAGCGGCCTGGCGGTGGACTCCGATCAGCCGCCGATGATCGCCGTCTACACCATGCACTATCAAGGCACAGGCGAAGAGGTGCAGGGCCTATCGATCAGCTACGACTATACGAGCTTCGTATATTACGACCAGAACCCGGTGCTCGATTCCGAGCGACCCGCGTTCCGCGATCCGCAGGTGTTCTATCATCCTGAGACCGACCGCTGGATCATGATCATCACGCTCTCGGATGATCGCAAGGTCAGCTTCTATGCCTCGCAGGATCTCAAGCACTGGGAGCACCTGAGCGACTTCGGCCCGATCGGCGCGCAGTCGCAGGTTTGGGAGGTGCCTGACATCTTCCAGTTGAGCGTGGATGGCGACCCGACTCAGAAGAAATGGGTTCTGCTGTGCGGGATAGGCCCCAACCGGGAGCAGTACTTTGTCGGGGACTTTAACGGGAAGAGATTCACGCTGGACCCGGCCTTGAACGGGTATCTCCTGCGTGGCGAGGGCCTGCCGGGCGCAGTGTTTGCCGACTTTGAGAAGGGCCTGCCGGCGGGCTGGACCAGCGAAGGGGACGAGATTGCCATCGGCAACGGCGAAAATCTCGGCCTCTACAAAACGTCAGGCTTTCTTGGCGCCGGTTTCTTGAGCACGTACACGCCCGGATCAAAGACCGGCGACCGGGGACTGGCAACCGTCACGTCGCCTGAGTTTGTCATCAGCACGCGCTTCATTAACTTTCTGGTCGCCGGTGGCGCTCACGGCAGCGATGGCAGTATCAGCCTGGTTGTGGATGGCGCCGCGATTCGTCGCGCCAGCGGCGACGGCTCCGATATCATGAAGTGGGTGAGCTGGGACGTGACCGAACTGGCGGGCAAGAAGGCGCAGATTCAGATCGTCGATCAGCGCACTGCTTCCGATCTCGGGCATGTCAGCGTGGATCACATCTTGTTCTCGGATACGCCGATGGTGAGCGGCCGCGAGCACGCCAACTGGCTCGACCACGGCGCGGATTACTACGCCGTGCGCACGTATCGCGATTACGACAACGCGGAAGATCGCGTGGTCACGATGGGCTGGCTGGGCAACTGGGAGTACGCCAACGATGTACCCACCTCTTGGGGTAAAGGCGCGCTGGCCCTGCCCCGCGAAATCAGCCTGGCGTCGTATGCCGGCGGGTTGCGCATCGTCCAGCGGCCGATTCCAGCCTTGGAAGGCCTGCGCCAGGAACCGATCCAGATCAAACAGCGAACGCTGCAAGGCATCACGCCGCTTTCCGAGTTCAAACCAGCCAGGAACACCTACGAGATCGACGCGACCTTTGAAATCACCGATCCGAAAGCGAAGTTCGGCATCAAGACCGTGGTGAACGGTGATCATGGGGTGAGCGTCGGATACGACGCGAACACAGCGACGCTGTTTCTCGACCGCACAAACTCGGAGAACGCCAGGTTCAGCGGCCGCTTTGCCAAGTATATGACCGCACCACTGGCTCCCCAAAATGGGAAGGTCCGGCTGCACATCTTCGTCGACCAGTCATCCATTGAGGTGTTCGCCAATGACGGTGTGGTAACCATGTCTGCACTGATGTTTCCCAGCCCCAACAGTCTCGGCACTGAATTGTTCTCGGAAGGCGGCGAGACTAATTTACAGAGTCTCAGGGCATGGGAGCTGGATTCCATCTGGGGTGTGCCCGCAGAGTGA
- a CDS encoding ABC transporter permease: MQTTITNSASGASEHYVNRRSGELLRRYRGTRTRRQKVAEQLLEASQYGLMLAKFKKHRLALISFWVLASIYLMAILANFVAPYSPVTRFGDLVYASPTKIHIRDAEGAFHLPFVYGRTSQLDEATYTYTFVDDTSTRYPVRLFAKGEPYKLWGVISSDVHLIGVGSEQPLMLMGSDQLGRDLFSRIVHAARVSLFIGFGGVLVSFFLGILLGGISGFFGGTIDLIIQRVIEFFMSIPQIPLWMGLSAAIPENWTGIQTFLAITIILSLVGWTGLARVVRGKIISLREEDYVTAAKISSAGNLAIIFRHLLPGFMSYLIVHITIAIPGMILGETTLSFLGLGINPPDVSWGSLLQQAQDVTVIAFYPWLLYPCAAIILAVVLFNFIGDGLRDAADPYTR, from the coding sequence ATGCAAACAACAATCACGAACAGCGCATCAGGAGCATCAGAACACTATGTAAATCGCCGGTCCGGCGAGCTGCTGCGGCGTTACCGGGGGACCCGCACACGGCGCCAGAAGGTCGCTGAGCAGTTGCTGGAGGCGTCGCAGTATGGGCTGATGCTGGCCAAGTTCAAAAAGCACCGCCTGGCCCTGATTAGTTTCTGGGTGCTGGCTAGCATCTATCTGATGGCCATCTTGGCGAACTTTGTGGCGCCCTACAGCCCGGTCACGCGCTTCGGCGACCTGGTCTACGCCAGTCCGACCAAGATTCACATCCGCGACGCGGAAGGGGCTTTCCACCTGCCGTTCGTGTACGGCCGGACCAGCCAACTGGATGAGGCGACGTATACCTATACGTTCGTAGACGACACCAGCACGCGTTACCCCGTGCGTCTCTTTGCCAAAGGTGAGCCGTACAAGCTGTGGGGGGTAATTTCCTCTGACGTGCATCTGATCGGAGTTGGTTCTGAGCAGCCCTTGATGTTGATGGGCAGCGACCAGCTTGGGCGCGACCTGTTTTCGCGAATCGTGCATGCCGCGCGGGTGTCGCTCTTTATCGGTTTCGGCGGCGTGCTTGTCAGCTTTTTCCTGGGCATCCTGCTTGGCGGTATCTCCGGGTTCTTCGGCGGCACGATCGATCTCATCATCCAGCGGGTGATCGAGTTCTTCATGAGCATTCCGCAGATCCCCCTGTGGATGGGCCTTTCAGCCGCCATCCCGGAGAATTGGACCGGCATCCAAACCTTCCTCGCCATTACCATCATCCTGTCGCTGGTCGGCTGGACGGGGTTGGCGCGCGTGGTGCGCGGGAAGATCATTTCGCTGCGGGAAGAAGACTATGTCACCGCGGCCAAGATCTCGTCGGCCGGCAACCTGGCGATCATCTTCAGACACCTGCTGCCCGGCTTCATGAGCTATCTCATCGTTCACATCACCATCGCCATCCCGGGCATGATCCTGGGCGAGACCACCCTGAGCTTTCTGGGCTTGGGCATCAACCCGCCCGACGTGAGCTGGGGCTCGCTGCTCCAGCAAGCCCAGGATGTGACCGTGATCGCCTTCTACCCGTGGCTGCTATATCCCTGCGCTGCGATCATCTTGGCCGTAGTCCTGTTCAACTTCATTGGCGACGGCCTGCGCGACGCAGCGGACCCCTACACACGCTGA